A DNA window from Bradyrhizobium barranii subsp. barranii contains the following coding sequences:
- a CDS encoding NUDIX hydrolase, with amino-acid sequence MAKSSKLVAAKRGKVLLVRRRSDGLWMFPGGRKRSRESDKDCLRREIKEELPKLKLGRISLWKEVTARNKRSGRKMSDAIFIAKGAKGRLEIGDKKEIDRAAWQKPRGIRLTPTSRYIRDRLFPSKPRRQ; translated from the coding sequence ATGGCGAAGTCTTCCAAGCTGGTTGCCGCAAAACGCGGCAAGGTATTGTTGGTCAGACGGCGGTCGGACGGCCTGTGGATGTTCCCGGGCGGCCGCAAGCGTTCGCGCGAGTCCGACAAGGACTGCTTGCGGCGGGAGATCAAGGAGGAACTGCCCAAGCTGAAGCTCGGCCGGATCAGCCTGTGGAAGGAAGTGACGGCCAGGAATAAGCGCTCCGGTCGCAAGATGAGCGACGCGATCTTCATCGCCAAGGGTGCCAAGGGCAGGCTCGAGATCGGCGACAAAAAGGAGATCGACCGCGCCGCCTGGCAGAAGCCGCGCGGCATCCGCCTGACGCCGACCTCGCGCTACATCCGCGATCGGCTGTTTCCGAGCAAGCCGCGGCGCCAGTGA
- a CDS encoding AI-2E family transporter produces MPVKSLRQLLTGEDIIQLLIRVGLLGLLIIWTFLIIRPFVPILAWSAVLAVAFYPAFSWVAKILGGRPKTAAAILTLITLGIVIGPATWLGLSAVDGARELAKQLGTGDLALQSAPEQLKSWPVVGPWLYDLWDQAYNNIRAVLREVAPYLQPLAGPLLSLAGDASLGTLQFLVSVFVAGFLFPHGPRLVAAGRGFLFRIVPEQSEHFLELGGATIRAVAQGVIGVAIVQALLAGIGFKMAAVPSAGLLAFIVLLLSIVQIGAFLVILPVIIWIWTAKDVTTALLLTVFLVLVGFIDTMLKPLVMGRGLTTPTIVIFVGVIGGTLAHGIVGLFIGPIILSVAWELMMAWIRTEDRAAASES; encoded by the coding sequence GTGCCCGTGAAAAGTCTCCGTCAGCTCCTGACGGGAGAGGACATCATCCAGCTCCTGATCCGGGTCGGCCTGCTTGGCCTGCTGATCATCTGGACCTTCCTGATCATCCGCCCGTTCGTGCCGATCCTGGCCTGGAGCGCCGTGCTCGCGGTCGCGTTCTATCCGGCCTTCAGCTGGGTCGCCAAGATCCTCGGTGGCCGCCCGAAGACCGCGGCCGCGATCCTCACCCTGATCACGCTCGGCATCGTCATTGGCCCGGCGACCTGGCTCGGCCTCAGCGCGGTGGACGGTGCGCGCGAGCTGGCGAAGCAGCTCGGCACCGGCGACCTCGCGCTGCAGTCGGCGCCGGAGCAGCTCAAGTCGTGGCCGGTGGTCGGCCCTTGGCTCTACGATCTCTGGGATCAGGCTTACAACAACATCCGTGCGGTGCTGCGCGAGGTCGCGCCCTATCTCCAGCCGCTGGCGGGACCCCTGTTGTCGCTTGCGGGCGATGCGAGCCTCGGCACGCTCCAGTTTCTGGTCTCGGTGTTCGTCGCCGGCTTCCTGTTTCCGCATGGGCCGCGGCTGGTTGCGGCCGGGCGCGGCTTCCTGTTTCGCATCGTGCCCGAGCAGAGCGAGCATTTTCTCGAGCTTGGGGGCGCCACCATCCGCGCCGTGGCGCAAGGCGTGATCGGCGTCGCCATCGTGCAGGCGCTGCTCGCCGGCATCGGATTCAAGATGGCAGCCGTGCCGAGCGCCGGCCTGCTCGCCTTCATCGTGCTCCTGCTCTCGATCGTGCAGATCGGCGCGTTCCTGGTGATCCTGCCGGTGATCATCTGGATCTGGACCGCCAAGGACGTCACCACGGCGCTGCTGCTCACGGTGTTTCTCGTCCTCGTCGGCTTCATCGACACCATGTTGAAGCCGCTGGTGATGGGGCGCGGCCTCACCACGCCGACCATCGTGATCTTCGTCGGCGTGATCGGCGGCACGCTCGCCCACGGCATCGTCGGCCTGTTCATCGGGCCGATCATCCTGTCGGTGGCCTGGGAGTTGATGATGGCCTGGATCAGGACCGAGGACCGGGCGGCGGCGAGCGAAAGCTGA
- a CDS encoding outer membrane protein → MRKKLVLASALLSLATPAFAADIIAPAPVKAPVPAQIFSWTGFYIGAHGGGAWSKWTGIDLTDPTATWSSATASGGIVGGQIGGNYQISNFVIGLEGTGAWSSVTLNAGGPFGGGAGFNLSLKNDYIATVAGRFGVAFDRVLLYAKGGAAFTRDKYSVNNGLAGPLAGSASGSFNRTGWLAGGGIEWMFVPNWSVRAEYNYMGFGTITEQPVTTGNLVATPANVKLNIQTGTVGVNYHF, encoded by the coding sequence ATGCGGAAGAAACTGGTTTTGGCGTCTGCGCTGCTGTCATTGGCAACGCCGGCATTTGCAGCTGACATCATTGCGCCCGCGCCGGTCAAAGCGCCGGTGCCGGCCCAGATCTTCAGCTGGACCGGCTTCTACATCGGCGCGCATGGCGGCGGCGCCTGGAGCAAATGGACCGGCATCGACCTGACCGATCCGACAGCGACCTGGAGCTCGGCCACGGCCAGCGGCGGCATCGTCGGGGGCCAGATCGGCGGCAACTACCAGATCAGCAATTTCGTGATCGGCCTCGAAGGCACCGGCGCCTGGTCCAGCGTCACACTCAATGCCGGCGGCCCGTTCGGTGGCGGTGCCGGCTTCAACCTGTCGCTGAAGAACGACTACATCGCTACGGTCGCCGGCCGTTTCGGCGTCGCCTTCGACCGCGTGCTGCTCTACGCCAAGGGTGGCGCGGCCTTCACCCGCGACAAGTACAGCGTCAACAACGGCCTTGCCGGCCCGCTCGCCGGTTCCGCCTCGGGCAGCTTCAATCGCACCGGCTGGCTTGCCGGCGGCGGCATCGAGTGGATGTTCGTGCCGAACTGGTCGGTGCGGGCCGAGTACAACTATATGGGCTTCGGCACGATCACCGAGCAGCCGGTGACGACAGGCAATCTGGTGGCGACTCCAGCCAATGTGAAGCTGAACATCCAGACCGGCACGGTGGGCGTGAACTACCACTTCTGA
- a CDS encoding acetoacetate--CoA ligase, protein MTAPFVPQIALYRNWLAEQRGLSFANYEEMRQWSVRDLDGFWRSIWDYYDLQSPTPFAAVIAERKMPGAVWFPGAQVNYARQVFRHVEAADAAGLPAIVSSGEDGKLDATSWPELRRKAAALALHLKEKGIKPGDRIAAYLPNIPETIIAFLASTSIGAVWSVCAPDMAAPAVIDRFKQIEPKVLIACDAVTYAGRRHDRKDVVAELRRSLPTVEHVILHSEAAPAAPDALLADIVARTGAAIDAFEPAWLPFDHPLWIVYSSGTTGLPKPIVHGHGGIVIVVLALLGLHNDLGCSYHENSFGERYHWYSSTGWIMWNSQVGGLLSGTTCCIFDGSPGGTKDKPDWTTLWRFVAQSKATFFGAGAAFFANCAKAEIDLTAAGDLSRLRCLGSTGSPLSADTQAWFNDRFAALSKINGSKAQADIWWANISGGTDFAGAFIGGNRELPQTPGAMQCRLLGAAVEAFSEQARAVIDEVGELVCTEPMPSMPLRFWNDKGDARYRASYFETYPDNFDGSGRGPVWRHGDWLKVNPDGSCIIYGRSDATINRHGLRMGTSELYSAIEALPEVLDSLVVDLEYLGRDSYMPLFVVLREGTAFDAAMQARINKAIEAGLSRRFLPNEIFAVAEIPRTLSGKKQELPIKKLLLGQPVEKVINKEAMANPACLDWYLAFARDYLARTAA, encoded by the coding sequence ATGACCGCACCCTTCGTTCCCCAGATCGCTCTCTATCGCAACTGGCTCGCCGAGCAGCGTGGCCTTTCCTTCGCGAATTACGAGGAGATGCGGCAGTGGTCGGTGCGCGATCTCGACGGCTTCTGGCGCAGCATCTGGGACTATTACGATCTGCAATCGCCGACGCCGTTTGCGGCCGTGATCGCCGAGCGCAAGATGCCGGGCGCGGTGTGGTTTCCCGGCGCGCAGGTCAACTATGCGCGGCAGGTGTTCCGGCATGTCGAGGCCGCCGACGCCGCCGGCCTGCCCGCGATCGTCAGTAGCGGCGAGGATGGCAAGCTCGACGCAACGAGCTGGCCGGAGCTGCGGCGCAAGGCAGCGGCGCTCGCGCTGCATCTGAAGGAGAAGGGTATCAAGCCCGGCGACCGGATCGCGGCCTACCTGCCCAACATCCCCGAAACCATCATCGCGTTTCTGGCGAGCACCAGCATCGGCGCGGTCTGGAGCGTCTGTGCGCCCGACATGGCTGCGCCCGCCGTGATCGACCGCTTCAAGCAGATCGAGCCAAAGGTGCTGATCGCCTGCGATGCCGTCACCTATGCCGGCCGCCGGCATGATCGCAAGGACGTCGTCGCGGAGCTGCGGCGATCGCTGCCGACGGTCGAGCACGTCATCCTGCACAGCGAGGCCGCGCCCGCAGCGCCGGACGCCCTGCTCGCCGACATCGTCGCAAGGACAGGCGCCGCGATCGACGCGTTCGAGCCGGCCTGGCTGCCGTTCGATCATCCGCTCTGGATCGTCTATTCCAGCGGCACCACCGGCCTGCCGAAACCGATCGTGCACGGCCATGGCGGGATCGTCATCGTGGTGCTGGCGCTGCTGGGCCTGCACAACGACCTCGGCTGCTCCTACCACGAGAACTCGTTCGGCGAGCGCTATCACTGGTACTCTTCGACCGGCTGGATCATGTGGAATTCGCAGGTCGGCGGCCTGCTCAGCGGCACCACCTGCTGCATCTTCGACGGCAGCCCGGGCGGCACCAAGGACAAGCCGGACTGGACCACGCTGTGGCGGTTCGTGGCACAGTCGAAAGCGACCTTCTTCGGCGCCGGCGCGGCGTTCTTCGCCAACTGCGCCAAGGCCGAGATCGATCTCACTGCGGCCGGCGATCTGTCGCGGCTGCGTTGCCTCGGCTCGACCGGCTCGCCGCTCAGCGCCGACACGCAAGCCTGGTTCAACGATCGCTTCGCGGCGTTGTCGAAAATCAACGGCAGCAAGGCGCAGGCCGACATCTGGTGGGCGAACATCTCCGGCGGCACCGATTTCGCCGGCGCCTTCATCGGCGGCAACCGCGAATTGCCGCAGACCCCGGGCGCGATGCAGTGCCGCCTGCTCGGCGCGGCGGTCGAAGCCTTCAGCGAGCAGGCCCGCGCCGTCATCGACGAGGTCGGCGAGCTCGTCTGTACCGAGCCGATGCCCTCGATGCCGCTCCGCTTCTGGAACGACAAGGGCGATGCGCGCTATCGCGCCAGCTATTTCGAGACCTATCCGGACAATTTCGACGGCAGTGGCCGCGGGCCGGTGTGGCGGCACGGTGACTGGCTCAAGGTCAATCCGGACGGCTCCTGCATCATCTATGGCCGCAGCGATGCGACCATCAACCGGCACGGCCTGCGCATGGGCACGAGCGAGCTCTATTCCGCGATCGAAGCGCTGCCGGAGGTGCTAGATAGCCTTGTCGTCGACCTCGAATATCTCGGCCGCGACAGCTACATGCCGCTGTTCGTGGTGCTGCGCGAGGGCACAGCCTTCGACGCTGCGATGCAGGCCAGGATCAACAAGGCGATCGAGGCCGGCCTGTCCCGGCGATTCCTCCCGAACGAGATCTTTGCCGTCGCCGAGATCCCGCGCACGCTCTCGGGCAAGAAGCAGGAGCTGCCGATCAAGAAGCTGCTGCTGGGCCAGCCCGTCGAAAAGGTCATCAACAAAGAGGCGATGGCCAATCCCGCCTGCCTCGACTGGTATCTCGCCTTCGCCCGCGATTATCTCGCCCGAACCGCGGCGTAG